AAAAGGGAATAATAGAAGagatttagttttctctcatttGCATTTGGTTGGGCGAATGTAAAAGTGGAAAGATAGAAAACTTATTTGTttagttgagaagaaaaatgagaggatggaaaatgaaGTTGATATGAATTTACAATTATGtccttattaaataaaacaaaaaagtaacacattttttagcaaaaaattttgtgtatgtgcaagtggaaaaaaaaatgatatggaATCAACCCATGTGCAAGTGCACATGACTTGCACatcccaccccccccccccaccccccaatcttctctccattttggagagaacTTTTTGGTGGACCTGGAGAGAAAACACCCGGGCTCCACCAACTCTTTTCCCTCTCCCCCCCTAACCAAACACCTTCCAAAATGTTTTCCctcctcattctctctctctctctctctctctctctctcttttccttcctCCCTTAAATCCacccttaaattttaaaatttaacatattatAGCTATTCTTAGTCTACACTAGGGTCATTGGCCCAAGTTTGTCCACTTGGTACAAACTTGCATGATTTATGGCTATTCTTAAGCAAGATGAGGTGGAGTCATGGCCACATATTCAGGGAGTTCACAATGCATTCTTTGGTTGGCCTTCATAGTTCATAAATGGgggggttaaaaaaaaacacaaaaacaaacacaatgcTATTTGGTGTGTTACTAGGTTCCCACatatattttgtctttttagtAATGTAATTCTATGCAAGGTATTGGCACAAGATCTTATCTGCCTCAACATTTTGCTATGCCAACTAAGGCACCATGCCAACCAAATGTCAGTTTTATAGTGTCATGTCAGCAATACAACATCTTGCTATGTTAGTCAAGTAGCAAAGGTGCCACACCAAACTATACATTCAAGACCTTCTGCGTCATCAGTGTCATGTTAGCGACACAAGATCTTGCCATGTTAGTCGAGCAACAGAGGTGCCACACCAAGTTATACATTCAAGGCCTTCCAATCTCAAGTTTTTACCTTTAATTTGAAAGGGTGTTAGACATATTATGGCCCAAGTAGCCCAAACCAATTGTAAGACCATGTACTTGTAAAGTATAAGCCTACGCTAATTGGTGTGTTACAGGGTTCCCACATATAGCATAGGTGCCACACCAAGCTATACATTCAAGATCTTCTACGTCATCAGTGTCATGTTAGCGACACAAGATCTTGCCATATGTTAGTCAAGCAGTAGAGGTGCCACACCGAGTTAAACATTCAAGGCCTTCCAAACTCAAGTTTTTACCTTTAGTTTGAGAGGGTGTAGACATATTATGGCCCAAGTAGCCCAAACCAATTGTATGCCCTTGTTCTTGTAGAGCATGAGCCCATGCTATTTGGTGTGTTACTGGGTTCCCACATATAAGTTGTCTTTTTAGTAACGTAACGAACACAAGATCCTATTTGCTTCAACATTTCTACTATGCCAACTAAGGCACCATGCCAACCAAATGTCAGTTTTGTTATTAGTATCATGTCAGCGATACAAGATCTTGCAATTTTAGTCAAGTCGCATAGATGCCACACCAAGCTATACATTCAAGACCTTCTACGTAGGCTTGTACACGGTGCGGTGCGGCAGGTTATGGGTGGAATTTTTGCAGCACACCTATGTCTACACTAGGTTCGGTTCACCATAGCAGTGCAATGCGGTTAgttttgtgcaaaaaaaaaaaatcagaatcaTCAAACAAcccacacaaaaattaaaaaaaaaaaaaaaaaaaaactcaaatattaacaaacaaacatgttcaaaaaatttctctaatacctacacaaaattttcaaacaaatttacaattttctAGAAACCATAGCAAGGAGAAGATAAATAGCCTAGGTCTTCAGCATTATATAACTCCACATACCTGGTAGAAAGCATAGTAGTCAGGTATTGACAAGTAAGCTTCAAAACattatctaaaattttctaGATAATAACCATGATAGAGAGCAGAGAGGAGAGAGGGAAACTTGGAAAACAGTGGAATCAAGATGCAGACGGCGGTGgcagctagagagagagagagagagagagagagagagagagagagagagagagagaggcaaatgacagaaagagagagaaatcaattgatcttaaacataaattttagaatttaacctAGACTCCAACTAAAATGACATGATTTTgaagttgaaattaaaattaatattatgtcCAAATCGACGTCGTTTtgtatcaaattaaaaaaaaatgaaactatttcattttataactcacttaatttaactctattttctcctcttcttcttccttcaccTTTCATGCCTCTCCCACTCTCCCTTTCagagtttttattttcacaCCTCTCCTCTCAATCACACTGCATAGGTACTCTCTCTCCCTggaaatttcttaaaattgaaacttgattATAAATCATTTATGTATatgttaaattatatatatatatatggcggTCGGTTCAGTTACTCATTGGAATGCAAAATCCACAACCGCTCGCCTCACCGAACATTGTCGATACTTGGAAATCGCCTTCGACCACTACACCATACACCTTCGGTAAAGCTTTGTAGGGTACGGTTCGGATCGGTGCAGGCCAATTTTGTTGGCTACAAGCAAAATTTGAACAGGCTTACTTCTACATCATCAGTGTCATGTTAGTGACACAAGGTCTTGTCATGTCAGTCGAGTAGCAGAGGTGCCAGACCAAGCTATACATTCAAGGCCTTCCAAACTTAAGTTTTCACCTTTAATTTGAGGGGGTGTTAGACATATTATGGTCCAAACCAATTGTAGGCCCATTTACTTGTAGAGCAAGCATATTAATCTTTGGTTGGTCCATGGTTAGCTTAGGTTTAGTCAATCATTCTCTAATATATAAATCCTACATTGACTTTAGTGTAACACAAGTGCTTAATATCAATATGTATTTGTCAAAAGTCTTTTAATTGTGGATGTAGGTTATTAGGCCGAATAGTGGTGGCTCCACTTTTAATTTAGGGTGGTCTCCTAACTTGCAAAaaactatatgtgtgtgtgtgtgtgtctatatatatatacacacacataaaaggTAGGGTTCAAGTaacacctggtgtaactttaagtaatattacaccactcaataacttgttatagaattcatattttaaaaaacccattgttgaattacatgttctatattttcttaacattcattccaattggatattatttaccattcgatttataaactcatcttttatgcattattttaaacttcaaaaacttgaatttaacaattgattgatgaaatggctattaatctttaatcaccttgaaattttgcaagcatggagaatatacgaagataatgtaatctaacggtagatttgtcaaaattttcatccaattaaaaaatattgagtgatatAATATTGCTTAAAGTCACACTAgatataacttgaacccaactcacacacacacacacacacacacacacacacacactaaactaACTATTTTGGCCATTCCAATATAAATGTTGAATACTCTAacttgaaaattacaaaaatttgaattcaacaAAAATGAGAATAATGGTACATCCAAAACATTTTCaatcattttcacaataatttcacaataatgtcACATCCAAAACACCTTGACATGTGGTAAGATGTTACTGATTCTAATTTGGATCCAATAGtgacattacttttttacctatcaataaaaatttgttgcatAAGATTTCTTGTGAATATGTTGTGGAAGTAGAAttactccaaaaataattttggtcccccaaacataatccttaacTCCTTAAAAAAAGGGgcttaaataacaataataaaaattagccccaataacaacaaaaatataccTGGACCAAACAACAAGAggtgaacaaattattcaacacTAAGCCtattcaaaaacaagaaaataaaagctttgaatcattcaaatttgtaactcaTTCAAcccattacataaaaataatccataatttcttttttttttctcccttaaaAAATGGTATTAAGAGAAATACTATGGTAGTGTGTTCTTCTTGGCGGTGCCGGTAATTATGCTCTTTTTGACTTTGCAATGGCAACAGTTTTTCTCTCCTTAGTGACTCGTTTTGCAGTTGTAACAAAAATcatccatttctctctctctctctctctacatttTTCGCTTCTGCATTATCATTTTAGAATATCTCTAACTTTATTACACTCATTTCATCATTCTCAATTTTCACTTTATCTCCTTTCAgaccattttttctttctctttgttagtAGAAAGAAATTGTAATACTTCATTtatttgcgtttttttttttgtgatgttgattttatttttttttattagattttgtataatttaagtttcttagtgaTCACCTTAAAAAATATTCCTAAAGCTGTCACTGAGGCCGAATCACATAAACATTTGCGTGTGCTCtatcttttatgatttttctcatCATTTAATTATCACATACAATCACACAGCAACTTCAACACTAGggataaaaaacacaaaccaattcTTGTCTTCATTACAGACTCAGGAATATAAGCATATACTAGCTGCCTAGAGTCAACGAACTTGGAGGTTTGGATCACAAGGAACTGAGCCAATTGATCAGTTTAATTTGTTAGGAAAAagcatttgaaaatataatttaaagtgTCAAATAAAATGGAAATGTAGGTGTTGTTCGGCAATTAGCTGTGGAGCTTGACACCTACAAGAATGAATATGATTTAGACGGAAACCATATTGGCATTGACACAACAAGCATGACAAATCCGATTGCAGCAAAGAGTCTTAACTACACTGGCATTGAGCTCAAAAGTGGAAGAGATATCAAGGTCAAAATTGACTATGATGGTTGGAAAAACATGCTTCAAATTTCAGTTGGATATTCTGGGAAACCATTAGTGACCGTTCTCGAACAATCAATAGTCATGTCTGACACAGTTCCAAGCTCCGTATTCGTGGGCTTTACGGCTTCTACGGGGCTCGTCTCAGAGGGCCATAAGGTCATTGATTGGGTTTTCACATCAGTGCCATTGCCATTCTCTTCCATCCACAATGGGCATGAAAAGGACCACAAAATCAAGAAGACCATATTGGTTAGTGTTACAACATGTTTCATGGTTTTGTTGGTTATAGTGACTTGCATGTTTCTTCCATCTGTTTTAAGAAAGCTAAGGAAGAAAAATCAGAGAGATCTAGATATAGAAACTCAATCTTGGAATGCAGCAAATGTCCCTAAGAAGTTTACGTACAAGCAGCTTTCAAAAGCTACTCGCAACTTCGGCAAGGAAAACTTGTTGGGTAAGGGTGGATTTGGAAGTGTTTACAGAGGTATTATCTCGGTTCCTCCAAAAGTCATAGCTGTCAAGAAGATTTCGGCAACCTCAAAACAAGGTTTGTTACTTTGTTCTAATTCTATTGCATTGTTTCTTGTCATTCTTGATAATATTCTTCACAGTTTAGATTGATCCatttgaaattgatatattaaatattactaatttGAAGTTATATATGAAATGAAATctttaacaataaaatgaacTTTCTCCATTTGAGGATattgacaaaataataaatcGTGAGTAcatcatatttattttgaaacaacAAAATACTCATGTAGTTCCTATAATTATATCCGAATTAATTCCTTAATTTGTCAGGATTAGTTTTGGTGCTTACACTcactggcggagccagagggggggCGAGGGGGCACCTACCCCcctactccttttttttttttttttttttttttttttttttttttgtattaatagtcacatggaggaaaaaaaaaaaaaagacttctactTGTTGATAGTGACCAAACCaccctatttcactatttttttattttttttattttatatcattatttatactatttttactatttatgatatttttcacagcattttatctttgaatgatgctagagatattataaattttactacttatgtcttacaaattggcatgtcaccaatcacaaaatataatttcaaacatttattcattatattttttaagtaacactaatcatatttttacttcatcagtttgtaaatattttagtagctatgaatttgttgtttttgtttatttattttaataatatgaaatatattcatatttgcttataattgtttatttattttgttattattgttgattaatattttttagataaatttcacttttaatatcgtcttttgATTTTACCCCTTCTAGACTAAAATCCTAACTTCGCCACTGCTTACACTTGCTTATTTTACTCTTCAAACTAAAGGTGAAAGAGAGTATATGGCAGAAATATGCACCATAGGACGCATGCGGCACAAAAATATTGTGCAACTACAAGGTTGGTGCCATGAGGGAGAGAATCTTCTCCTAGTGTATGAATTTATGTCAAATGGTAGCCTAGACCGTTTCATAGGAAAGGAGTTTCTTGACTGGGAAACTAGGTACAAAATATTGACAGGGTTGGCCTCGGCATTGCTGTACCTGCACGAAGAATGTGGTAACCCTGTGGTTCATCGAGACATTAAGCCCAACAATGTAATGTTAGACTCTGATTTTAATGCTCATCTTGGTGATTTTGGTCTTGCAAGAATTCTCCAAAATGATACCTCTGTTACAACTACGCTAGCTGGGACTCCAGGATATTTGGCACCAGAAATAGGCTTCATAGGAAAGGCTACCCCAGAATCTGATGTGTATAGCTTTGGCATGGTAGTACTTGAAGTTGTGTGTGGGAAAAGATCAAAGGATATCATGGATGAACATAGTCTAGTAGACTATGTATGGAATTTATACGGGGAAAATGGATTGCTCGAGTGTGTAGACCAAATGCTCCAAGGCAAATTTGACGAGGAGCAAGTGAAGAGGACATTGATTGTAGGGCTTGCATGTTTGCACCCAGATTCAATGTTCCGGCCCAAGATGAGAAAAGTGGTGAATATTCTTATGGACCCAAACGAGCCCCTAATGAATTTGCCAGGAAATCGACCTAGTGGAGTATATGTAGTTTTCCCTTCTAATTCTACTACTTCCCCAACAGCCACTGATGGCTCTGCGTTGCTTCAGTCATCTATGGCATCGCTCATGAACTCAAATGGGTCCTCAATGAATTCGCCAGGAAATCAACCTAGCGGAGTAtatgtatttttctcttctaaTTCCACAGCAGCCACTGATGGCTCTGCATTGCTTCAATCATCTATGGCATCGCTTATGAACCCAAACGAGCCCTTAATGAATATGCCAGGAAATCGACCTAGTGGAGAACGTGTATCATTTTCTTCTACTTCTACTTCCACAACAACCACGGATATCAATTTTGGCTCAAAAAGTGGCTCTGCATTGCTTCAATCATCTATGCCATCGCTAGATGAGATTGAGGTCCAATATGACTAGTAGTGACATAATGTTTTTGTCTTGACATGATTGATTCTCCCATGAAACTATTGAGCTGTACTTAGTAGAATTTGAAAGTATAATGTATGGCTAAGGATGGAGCCAAGAATTCAAATTAGGGGGCTgtagtataaaagaaaaa
This genomic stretch from Castanea sativa cultivar Marrone di Chiusa Pesio chromosome 1, ASM4071231v1 harbors:
- the LOC142608553 gene encoding L-type lectin-domain containing receptor kinase IX.1-like isoform X2, whose translation is MAFIMAPNHDPSPPDSHGFFLGLLDRSTEGVVRQLAVELDTYKNEYDLDGNHIGIDTTSMTNPIAAKSLNYTGIELKSGRDIKVKIDYDGWKNMLQISVGYSGKPLVTVLEQSIVMSDTVPSSVFVGFTASTGLVSEGHKVIDWVFTSVPLPFSSIHNGHEKDHKIKKTILVSVTTCFMVLLVIVTCMFLPSVLRKLRKKNQRDLDIETQSWNAANVPKKFTYKQLSKATRNFGKENLLGKGGFGSVYRGIISVPPKVIAVKKISATSKQGEREYMAEICTIGRMRHKNIVQLQGWCHEGENLLLVYEFMSNGSLDRFIGKEFLDWETRYKILTGLASALLYLHEECGNPVVHRDIKPNNVMLDSDFNAHLGDFGLARILQNDTSVTTTLAGTPGYLAPEIGFIGKATPESDVYSFGMVVLEVVCGKRSKDIMDEHSLVDYVWNLYGENGLLECVDQMLQGKFDEEQVKRTLIVGLACLHPDSMFRPKMRKVVNILMDPNEPLMNLPGNRPSGVYVVFPSNSTTSPTATDGSALLQSSMASLMNSNGSSMNSPGNQPSGVYVFFSSNSTAATDGSALLQSSMASLMNPNEPLMNMPGNRPSGERVSFSSTSTSTTTTDINFGSKSGSALLQSSMPSLDEIEVQYD
- the LOC142608553 gene encoding L-type lectin-domain containing receptor kinase IX.1-like isoform X1; translation: MLIRNCLWFMLCPLSPTMLLLLFFSTFLIQPSLCSVMDPITFSFPTFHPKSCSNGELICMGSATAVDGYLSITPEPQHSNFTSQTQLKTKVGRVLYSHPMLAWPANISTIFTVRISVFQNSTDSGDGMAFIMAPNHDPSPPDSHGFFLGLLDRSTEGVVRQLAVELDTYKNEYDLDGNHIGIDTTSMTNPIAAKSLNYTGIELKSGRDIKVKIDYDGWKNMLQISVGYSGKPLVTVLEQSIVMSDTVPSSVFVGFTASTGLVSEGHKVIDWVFTSVPLPFSSIHNGHEKDHKIKKTILVSVTTCFMVLLVIVTCMFLPSVLRKLRKKNQRDLDIETQSWNAANVPKKFTYKQLSKATRNFGKENLLGKGGFGSVYRGIISVPPKVIAVKKISATSKQGEREYMAEICTIGRMRHKNIVQLQGWCHEGENLLLVYEFMSNGSLDRFIGKEFLDWETRYKILTGLASALLYLHEECGNPVVHRDIKPNNVMLDSDFNAHLGDFGLARILQNDTSVTTTLAGTPGYLAPEIGFIGKATPESDVYSFGMVVLEVVCGKRSKDIMDEHSLVDYVWNLYGENGLLECVDQMLQGKFDEEQVKRTLIVGLACLHPDSMFRPKMRKVVNILMDPNEPLMNLPGNRPSGVYVVFPSNSTTSPTATDGSALLQSSMASLMNSNGSSMNSPGNQPSGVYVFFSSNSTAATDGSALLQSSMASLMNPNEPLMNMPGNRPSGERVSFSSTSTSTTTTDINFGSKSGSALLQSSMPSLDEIEVQYD